In the Candidatus Edwardsbacteria bacterium genome, ACTGCCGGACGGGTTCGGGTTCCTGCGCTCGCCCGATTACAGCTACATGCCGGGCCCGGACGACATCTACGTGGGGCCCACCCAGGTCAAACGCTTTCTGCTGCGCACCGGAGACCTGGTGACCGGACAGATAAGGCCGCCCAAGGAGGGCGAGAAGAACTTTGCTCTTTTAAAGGTCGAGGCCATTGACCAGGAGAACCCGGAGACGGCCCGGGACCGGATTTTTTTTGACAACCTGACCGCGCTGTATCCCCAGGAGAGGATAGTGCTGGAACGGGGCGCCTCCGATTTCTCGATGCGGGTGATGGACCTGCTGGCGCCCATCGGCAAGGGCCAGCGGGGCCTGCTGGTTTCGCCGCCCCGGGCCGGAAAGACGGTGCTGCTGCAGGATATCGCCAACAGCATCACCGCCAACCATCCCGAGATCGTGCTGTTCATCTTGCTGATCGACGAGCGGCCGGAGGAGGTCACCGACATGCAGCGGCACGTCAAGGCCGAGGTCTTCAGCTCCACTTTCGACGAACCTCCCGAGAGGCATGTCCAGGTGGCCGACATGGTGCTGGAGAGGGCCAAGCGGCTGGTGGAGCGGAAGAAGGACGTGGTGATCCTGCTGGATTCCATCACCCGGCTGGCCCGGGCCAACAATCAGGTGATACCCCATTCCGGCAAGACCCTGTCCGGCGGGGTGGACTCCAACGCTCTACAGAGACCCAAAAGGTTCTTCGGCACGGCCCGCAACATAGAGGAGGGCGGCAGCCTGACCATCATCGCCACCGCCCTGGTGGAGACCGGCAGCCGGATGGACGAGGTGATCTTCGAGGAGTTCAAGGGCACCGGCAACATGGAGCTGGTGCTGGACCGCAAGCTGGCCGACCGCCGGATATTCCCGGCCATAGACATCAACCGCTCCGGCACCCGCAAGGAGGAATTGCTGCTGGGGCCCGAGGCCCTCAACCGGTCGTGGGTCCTGCGGAAGCTGTTGAGCGATATGAACCCGGTGGAGGCCATGGAATTCCTGATCTCACGCCTCAAGGGCACCAAATCCAACAAGGATTTTATCACCGCCATGAGCGCCTTCGAGGGCCGGGAGAACAACGACAAAAAATCCAGAAACTGAAAATAATAGAAAATAATCAATAAATCAACGAGGTCAAAATGAGAAAAGGCATCCATCCCAAGTACGAGACTACCACCATCACCTGCGCCTGTGGCAACGTGATCGATACCAAATCCACCACCAAGGAAATCCGGGTGGAGATATGCTCCAGCTGTCATCCCTATTTCACCGGCAAACAGAAACTGATGGACACCGCCGGCCGGGTGGAACGTTTCAACAAGCGTTACCGCAAGGAAGGCACAGCGGTCAAAGAGGAAACGGCTGTCAAGAAAGAAGCCGCCGTCAAACCGGAAGTTGTCGTCAAGAAGGAAATAGTCGTCAAGCCGGAAGCAGCCCCCAAGAAGGAAGCGGCCGCCAAGAAAGCAGCAGCCCCCAAGAAGGAAACTGTCGCCAAGAAAAAATAGATAAGGCCTGTCCATAATATACATATGCAACATCGGGCCAGGCCTGCCTGATGTTGCTTTTTTGTTTTGAGATGATTATATTAAGGTGAGCGCCCACGATATGAGCAATGCTTCCGGCTTGGATGCCGTCGCCTACGAACTGGCCGACCGCTACCGCGACGGCCGCTGGCCCGAGCTCAAGGGCGGGAATGGAAAGCGGTATGGGCCTTCCTGCTTGGGGATCTGAGAAAACGCTGTCCCGGTTTCACTGAGGCGGATTACGCCGGGGCGCTGGAGAAGGGCTTTGCTGACAGCCGGTAGGGCAGGCTGGGTGCGGTGATATTTTTGTTCAGAGCGAAGAATTATTTTTTGGTAAAAAATAATAATTTTTAAAATACATATAAATAATGAGATGTAAAAATGGGTAACTCTATTAGTTGGACATGTCCCTTTTGTGGTCGTGATACAACCATTAATGATGATCGGTTTAGTGCCTCACGTCACACTTTCGATATGGATAATAAATTAGGCAAACAGGTGTTAAAAACAATTGTGATTGTTTGTCCTAACAGTAATTGTAGAGAAGCGTCTATTACTGCTTATCTTGGTTCTTATACAGACGTAATAGGTGGTTTTGGAACGAAAGAAAAAGACGAACCACCGCATTCGGTGTGGCCATTGCGTCCACAAGCAAAAATAAAGATATATCCTGACTATGTGCCGGAAGTAATTATTAAAGATTATCAAGAAGCATGTTTAATTAAGAATTTTTCGCCAAAAGCATCTGCCACACTTTCAAGAAGATGTCTTCAAGGCATGATCAGAGGTGTGTGGGATGTTAAAAAAAATAGGTTAGTTGATGAAATTGATGCCTTGAAGAATAAAATTGATGCCTTAAGTTGGGAAGCAATAGACAGTATAAGACATATCGGCAATATTGGCGCCCATATGGAAAAAGATATTAATCTTATTTTAGAAGTTGAACCTAAAGAAGCTGAACTTTTAATAGGTCTAATTGAAACGTTAATTACCGAATGGTATGTAAATAAACATGAACGTGAAGCAAGAATGAATAAAATCATCGAAGTTGCTAAAAATAAAATATAAACGGAGCATTCACATGCCAAACAAGATTCGCATACTCATTGCCAAGCCCGGGCGGATCAGATGCGAGGGTTAGGTACGGACCTCACCCCTGCCCCTCTCCTAAAGCATTAGGAGAGGGAGGACGCAAGGCAGGGCGAGGTCAAAGCGATTGGGTGTTGCAAAAACTAAAAGAAGAAATAAGATAATCAAAATGAAGAAATCACTGATTCTGACAATAATCGCCGCGGTATTCCTCACGACTACACAGGGCCTCCGGGCCGAGGAGATCAACAAAAATACCCTGATCCCGGTGAATATATACATCACCACCCATGATGATGTTTATAAATTTAATACCCTGGGGGTGAACATCGAGGAACTGCGGGACGGCTATATTGAGGCCCGTATTTCCCAGGCCAAGATAGATGAGCTTACTTCTTCAGGTTGGAAGGTGGAGGCCAGGGAAGAGGAAAGGGTCGATCCCAAGATCATCTCGGCCTATCATGACTATTCTTGGATGACGGCCAAGCTGGATTCGGTATGCATCCTTTATCCTGGCATTGCCAGAAAATACAGCATGGGTCTTAGCCAGCTGGGTTATACTCAATGGGCCTTTTTGATCACTGACAATCCGGATATTGATGAGAACGAGGCCGAGGTAAGGTTCACGGCCACCATTCACGGGAACGAGCCGGTGGGCACCGAGATGTGCCTGGCCATGATCGACTCTTTGACCCAGGGATATACCCTGGGAACTCCGGAGATCACCGCATTGGTTGATAACCGGGAGATATGGTTTGTGCCCATGTATAATCCGGACGGCAACACAAACACAAGCCGAAGTTTAAACAATGGGGTGGATCCAAATCGAAATTTCCCAGTGCCTGACGGAACTATCGGCGATGACTTAACATATACAAATTATATTGAAACGCAAAATTTCATTGATTTCTGGAGCAAGAGACGGGCAGTATTGTCGGCTACTTATCACGGAGGGGCGCTGATCGCCAATTATCCCTGGGATTATTTAGATTCTTCTGTAACACCGGTTTTAAATCCAGCAGATTTATTTTTACTTAAAGAAGTTTCTCTTGGATATAGCCGGCTTAATCTGCCAATGTATTATACGCCAGATGCCCCTTTTGCACCCGCTAATGCAGCAGATAGCGGTGTGATATATGGTTATACCTGGTATCCGGTTTATGGTAGTTTACAGGATTGGTCGTACCATGCCACTTCCTGCGTTGATATAACCATGGAGATCTCATCCAATAAATGGCCCTCGGCCAGTAGCCTGCCGGCATTTTGGAGCGACAACCGGGAGGCCATGCTTTATTTCATTCGCCAGGCCGGCTGGGGCGTGCAGGGGATTGTCACCGACTCGCTGACCGGGCTGCCCATCAACTGGGCTTCGGTGGTCCCCTTCGGGATAGACAAGCCGGTCTACACCGACACCATCGGCGATTACCACCGGATGCTGATGACAGATCAGTACGATTTGGCTTTCACGGCCATCGGGTATCACGAAAAGTGGGCCTCCGATATCCGGGTAAGGATCGACAGCGTTACCAATCTGGACATGCAACTGGCGCCGATACTGATCACGGGCATTGTCAGCGATAGTGACAGCGGGAGCCCCATCCCCGGGGCGCTGGTGGAGATCGTCAACCTAAGAAGCGACACCACCGACGGCATCGGTGCCTACCAGATGCGCTGGAATCAGGACGACTATTACAGCCTGAGGGCCTCGGCCACGGGATATAACACCATCATCTACGACAGCCTGAAGTTCGAGAACGACAGCACCATCAATTTCAGCCTGTCCACCGACAGCGGAGTGGCCGGAAGGCCGGGGGTCAATGTCTTTATCACCCGGCTGGAACAGCCTTATCCCAATCCCGGCCGTTCTACGACTAAATTTCACTTCCAGCTGGCGGCCTCCGGTCAAGCTTGCCTGGATATTTATGATATTACGGGCCGCAGGGTAAAGAGCCTGCCCCAGGGAACCGTGCCGGCCGGAGTGGTCCGGCCCTTCACCTGGGACGGCAGCGATCAGTCAGGGAAAAAGGTTTCGGCCGGGGTCTATTTCTGCCGGCTGTCGGCTCTGGGCATCGAAAGATCGGTCCGATTCATCATGTTGAAATGAAAGAGGGAAATTTAATCAGGCGGCGGACCGACAGGGCCCGTCGCCTTTTTTATGAGGCATTGCCGGGCCGTGTGTTTCTTGACTTTTAAGCTGCAATGTCGTATCATTCTTCTTCGGGATTTAAACGAAAGGGAGTGCCAGGTGATAAATTTAAACGAATCCATCTTAAAACGCATTGCCGAAGAGGAAAAGGTTCCTTTTGAGCATATAAAAAATGGCGTGGAGCAGGGGACCATCGTGGTTCCCATGAACAAGAACCACCGTCTGCTCAAACCCTGCGCGGTGGGAGCCGGGATGCGGATAAAGGTCAACGCCAACATCGGGACTTCGCAGGACCTGTCGGACCTGGCCGGCGAGTTGGAGAAGCTGAAGGCGGCCATAGGAGCCGGGGCCGATGCCATCATGGACCTGTCCACCGGCGGGGATATCGACGCCATCCGGCGGGAGATCATCAATCAATGCCCGGTTCCGCTGGGCACGGTGCCCATCTACCAGGCGGCCATCGAGGCCGCCGCCAAAAAAAAATCCTTAGTGGAGATGACGCCCGACGAGATCTTTGCGGTCATCGAGAAGCAGGCCCAGGACGGGGTGGATTTCATCACCGTCCATTGCGGGGTCAACCTGCAATCGGTGGCCCGCTACAAGGAGGAGGGCCGGGTGACCGGGGTGGTCAGCCGGGGTGGGGCTTTTATGATAGAATGGATGAATTTCAACAAGGCCGAGAATCCGCTATACAGCCAGTTCGACCGCCTGCTGGACATCTGCAAGGAACATAACGTCACCTTAAGCCTGGGGGACGGCTTCCGTCCCGGCTGTGTGGCCGATGCCACCGACCGGGCCCAGTTAGAGGAACTGCTGATCCTGGGCGAGCTGGTGGACCGGGCCCGCCAGGCCGGGGTCCAGGCCATGGTGGAGGGGCCGGGGCATGTTTCCATGGACCAGATCGAGACCAATATTAAAATTCAAAAGGAGATATGCAAGGGGGCGCCGTTCTACGTGCTGGGACCGTTAGTCACCGATATCGCCCCGGGGTACGATCATATCACCGCGGCCATCGGCGGGGCCTGGGCGGCCTACTTCGGGGCGGACTTCCTGTGTTATGTGACGCCGTCGGAGCATCTGCGTTTGCCCACCCTGGAGGACGTCCGGGAAGGGGTGATAGTCCTGCGGATAGCGGCCCACGCGGCCGACCTTGCCAAAAAAGCGCCCGGCGCGGCGGACTGGGACCGGGCCATGTCCCAGGCCAGAAAGAAGCTGGACTGGAAGAAGCAGATAGAACTGTCCATCAACCCGCCGTACGCCCGGCAGGTGTTCGAATCGGCTCCCCAAAAGGAGTCCGGGGTCTGCACCATGTGCGGGGAATTCTGCGCCATGAAAAAGATGAACGAAGTGCTGGACGACAAAAAGTAAACTTTGCCACAGAGGCTCAGAGACACAGAAATTATTATTGTTGCCTTGTCATTCTCGCGAATGCGGGAATCCAGGGAACAAATAGCACGCTGATTGACGCGGATTATTTTGCCACAGAGGCACGGAGACTCAGAGGATTATATTATGGAGGTGGGACATAAATTTTTGTGAACGGGTATCTTAATAAATGATACTAAAAAAATCTGGAATAGACATAGAGAAGATCACAGTTCCATTTCGGGATTTTAAAAGGTCTGATATTGCATCAGACCTTTGTCATGCAAAACTTATTGCCTTTGGCGAAAATCCCCATGCAGTAGCAGAGTACTATTCTTTCTACATTGATGCGATACAGTATCTCTTGAATCAGGAGAAAAAAGTACTGATACTGCTGGAATACCCGTATTGGCATAATTATTATCTGGATGATTTTATTGAGGGACATAACGAGAAGTTTCTTGAATATGCTTTTTTTGACGGCGAAACAAGTGCGCTCTACGGGACAGGCTTAAAGCAGTTTTATTCAAGAGTTCAGGCACTTTACAAACTTTATCCCAAGAAGATAGCTTGCAGGCATATCGATGCCATTATGTCGCCATTGGGTCAGGAGCGAATTCAGATCGTGGAATCCTTGGATAAGGCTAAATGGGAAGTAAATAGGACCATCAAAGAATACCAGAAGAAAAATGAACCTGAAAAGTGGTCCGAGCTACGTGAGCAGTTCATGTTCAACGAGGCTATGGAATCCCATCAGCAATTAAAGCCAGATGTTATGGTGGTAATAACCGGTAGCTTTCATGCCAGGAAGAAAGGTGGGCATCCTTTAAGCGATAAATATATGCAATCCCTGACAGCGTTAATTTCGGAAAGACTAAATATCGTGCCGCTTAGCATATTGATCACTATCCTTGAAGGCCAGTATGCAAAGCTTGAATATCGGGATAATAAATTAGAAAAAATAGCAGTCAACTGTAGCGAGTGGGGCCAGGAGGATACGCAAATGGCATATAAAAATACCACCCGTAATCTATCGGGAGATATATTTATGACCAAGTTGAATGATTTTGCAGAGAAGATGGACAACCCGGAGGATTTATATTATGATTGGATTTCCAATCACGATTATATCGTTGCGTTAAGAAACGGTTCAGCAGATCTTTCAGTGAAAATTTAACAATGCCGAAAAAGATAAAAGAAAATATTCAAGAGCTGCCTAAGGCGGTGGAGACTGTTCTGCCCCTCGCCTTTGTTGCGGTGGACATCGAGACCACCGGCCTTAACTGGGACCGGGACCAGATCATCGAACTGGGTGCGGTCAGGGTGGAGAACGGGGCGGTAACCGCCCGGTTTCAAACCCTGGTCCATTCCGAGCGGAAGGTGCCGCCGTTCATCCAGGGGCTAACCGGCATCACCCAGGCCGAGATAGACGAAGCTCCGCCCCTGGAGGGGTGCGCCGCTGATCTCCAGCAGTTCGTGGGGGAATTGCCGCTGGTGTTCCATAACGCTCAGTTCGACCTGAAATTTCTTAAAGCCGCCATGGAGATCGCCAATCCCTGCTGGGATACCCTAAGCCTGGCCCGGGCCCTGCTTCCCGATAACAAAAGCCACAGCTTAAAGAACCTTTGCTTGGCTTACGGGATCGATCCCGGGCAGGCCCACCGGGCCGACGACGACGCCCATTCCACCGCTTTGCTGTTCCTTAAGCTTTATGACCATCTGCTGGACCTGGATCTGCCGATGCTGCAGGCGATGTCGCACCTGGCCCTGCCGTTCCACCGCCTGCTGCTGAGCCGGGCGATATCGGAGACCAGGCAGACCGGCATCACGGCCGATCATAAAACAGACCGGGAGAAAATTCCGGCCGGCGCGTCGGCCCCCAGGGTCGATGCCCTGGACGAGGTCTTCGGCCCGGATAAACGACTGGCCGAGGTCCTGGGGGCGGGCTACGAATCCCGCCAGGAGCAGATGGACATGGCCCGTTCGGTGATGGAGGCCTTTGACAATGAGGAGTATTTGTGCGTGGAGGCCGGCACCGGCACCGGCAAGAGCCTGGCCTATCTGGCCCCGGCGGCCATCTGGTCTCGCCTGAACAACGAGAGGGTGGTGATCTCCACCCACACCAAGACCCTCCAGGAGCAGCTTTACGGCAAGGACGTGCCGATCCTGCGTTCGGCCGCCGGATATTTCAACGCTGCCGTGCTCAAAGGCCGGAACAATTATCTGTGCTGGCGCCGCTGGCAGGAGGTGATGCTGCACCCCGAGCTATTTTTGACCCCGGATGAAAGGGAGGAGGCCCTGATCCTGTGCCGGTGGGCCGGGACCACGTCCGGCGGGGATGTCGCCGAGCACCGGGGGTTCTCCCCCGGCCGGGCGCCCGGATTGTGGGGCAAGATCTGCTCCGACCATACCGCCTGCCATAACCACCGCTGCAAATTCGTTAAGAAATGCTTCATGGCGCAGGCCAGGAAAAGGGCCGAGGAAGCCGACCTGGTGATCGTCAACCATTCCTTGCTTTTCACCGACCTGGTGATGCCCAGCGGGGTACTGCCGGATTACCAGCGGGTGATAATCGACGAGGCCCACAACATCGAGAAGACGGCCACCGACTTTCTGGGATACAACCTGGACCGCTGGACGGTGTCCCGGTTCCTGTCCGGGATATTCAACCGGAGCCCGGTGGAGTCCGGCCTGCTGCCGACCCTGAATCACTGGCTGAAAAAATCCGGCCTCAACAAGGACGTGGTTGGATCCATCGAGAAATCATCGCTGGATGTAGTCCAGCAGATACTGGAGGCCGGCAAAGCCTCGGACCGGTTCTTCAAACGGAAGTGGGAGCTGGGCGATCCCAAGGGCCGGCAGGAGAAAAGGCGCTATCTGGAGGGCGACGGCTTCCAGCAATCGGTGCTGGACCAGTCCCAGGAGTTGATGTCTCTTTTAGACCGGCTGACCGATTCCCTGAGTCTGTTGAACCAGTGGCTGGCGGACGTGGAGGCGGCCGACTCCGACGAATTAGACACCCTGCGCCAGGAGATATCCGGCCGCAGCCTGGAGGCCAGGAATATCAACAACACCCTGGGCAAGCTGGCCACAGCCGATGACAAGGGCTACATCTTCTGGATGGAGCCGGGCGACCGCAATCACGGGATCAAGCTGGTGGCCGGGCCGCTGGAGGTGGGGCAGGTGCTGGCCAAGATCCTGTTCCCCCGGGTCAAGACGGCGGTGTTCACCTCGGCCACCCTGGCGGTGGACGGAAAATTCGATTTCTTCAAGAACCGGGTAGGGCTGTCGCTGGTGGACCAGGACCGGGTGATCTGCTCCGCTTTGGCGTCGCCCTTCGACTTCAATAAACAGGCGGCCATCTTCGTGCCCACCTATCTGCCGTCGCCCAAACTGCCGGATTACGATAAGGCCTTCAACGATATGGTCCAGGAAGTGCTGGAGTCCACAAAGGTGGGGACCCTGGTGCTGTTCACCGCCTTCGATCAATTAAAGAGAAGCTACCAGCAGGTGCAGGAGAGCGGCAACCTGAAAGTTCTGGCCCAGTGGCTGGACGGCAACCCGGCCCAGTTAGTGGAGCGGTCGCTGAACGAGAAGGACACCATCATCTTCGGCACCAACAGTTTCTGGGAGGGGGTGGACCTGCCGGGCCAGGCCTGCGAACTGCTGATCATCGCCCGCCTGCCGTTCTCGGTGCCCAGCGATCCTCTGGTCAGCGCCCGCTGCCAGGCCATCGAGCAGGCCGGGGGCAGTTCCTTCAACCAGTACCTGCTGCCCGAGGCGGTGATCCGCTTCCGCCAGGGGTTCGGGAGACTGATTCGCAGCCGGACCGATTTCGGGGCGGTGGTGGTGGGCGACAGCCGGATAACCGCCACCGAATACGGCAAGGTCTTTATCCGGTCACTGCCCAAGATGCCGCTGTTCATCTGCCGGGATCTGGATGAGTTGCTGGAGAATTTGTAGCAACGGTGATAAAATATTGATCCGATGTCGTTGACTATATTGACTGGCGGTATTATTATAATGTCAGACAACTTATAACTTACAACCAAATAAGGAATATTGAGAACATATGAAACGGCTATCATTTAGTATCCTGGTCGGACTTATAGTTACAACTATTTATTCGTCGGCCCGAGCCGACTGGATCACAAAGACGATATTGGTCAATTCCAATCCCAGCGCCGCGGCCATCAATCCGGTGACTAATAAGATCTACGTTTCGAACGGTTACACCGGCACATTGCAGGTGATCGATGGAGCAACCAATGCGACCACCACTGTCGCAGGCATGTCGAATCCCCAGGGCATCGCGGTCGACCCGGTGAAGAACAAGATCTTCGTGGCCAACACCAATAATACCGTCACCGTGATCGACGGCGCTACCAATGCAACCACCAT is a window encoding:
- a CDS encoding DUF4145 domain-containing protein; the encoded protein is MDNKLGKQVLKTIVIVCPNSNCREASITAYLGSYTDVIGGFGTKEKDEPPHSVWPLRPQAKIKIYPDYVPEVIIKDYQEACLIKNFSPKASATLSRRCLQGMIRGVWDVKKNRLVDEIDALKNKIDALSWEAIDSIRHIGNIGAHMEKDINLILEVEPKEAELLIGLIETLITEWYVNKHEREARMNKIIEVAKNKI
- a CDS encoding carboxypeptidase regulatory-like domain-containing protein encodes the protein MKKSLILTIIAAVFLTTTQGLRAEEINKNTLIPVNIYITTHDDVYKFNTLGVNIEELRDGYIEARISQAKIDELTSSGWKVEAREEERVDPKIISAYHDYSWMTAKLDSVCILYPGIARKYSMGLSQLGYTQWAFLITDNPDIDENEAEVRFTATIHGNEPVGTEMCLAMIDSLTQGYTLGTPEITALVDNREIWFVPMYNPDGNTNTSRSLNNGVDPNRNFPVPDGTIGDDLTYTNYIETQNFIDFWSKRRAVLSATYHGGALIANYPWDYLDSSVTPVLNPADLFLLKEVSLGYSRLNLPMYYTPDAPFAPANAADSGVIYGYTWYPVYGSLQDWSYHATSCVDITMEISSNKWPSASSLPAFWSDNREAMLYFIRQAGWGVQGIVTDSLTGLPINWASVVPFGIDKPVYTDTIGDYHRMLMTDQYDLAFTAIGYHEKWASDIRVRIDSVTNLDMQLAPILITGIVSDSDSGSPIPGALVEIVNLRSDTTDGIGAYQMRWNQDDYYSLRASATGYNTIIYDSLKFENDSTINFSLSTDSGVAGRPGVNVFITRLEQPYPNPGRSTTKFHFQLAASGQACLDIYDITGRRVKSLPQGTVPAGVVRPFTWDGSDQSGKKVSAGVYFCRLSALGIERSVRFIMLK
- the rpmE gene encoding 50S ribosomal protein L31, yielding MRKGIHPKYETTTITCACGNVIDTKSTTKEIRVEICSSCHPYFTGKQKLMDTAGRVERFNKRYRKEGTAVKEETAVKKEAAVKPEVVVKKEIVVKPEAAPKKEAAAKKAAAPKKETVAKKK
- a CDS encoding DEAD/DEAH box helicase family protein; this translates as MPKKIKENIQELPKAVETVLPLAFVAVDIETTGLNWDRDQIIELGAVRVENGAVTARFQTLVHSERKVPPFIQGLTGITQAEIDEAPPLEGCAADLQQFVGELPLVFHNAQFDLKFLKAAMEIANPCWDTLSLARALLPDNKSHSLKNLCLAYGIDPGQAHRADDDAHSTALLFLKLYDHLLDLDLPMLQAMSHLALPFHRLLLSRAISETRQTGITADHKTDREKIPAGASAPRVDALDEVFGPDKRLAEVLGAGYESRQEQMDMARSVMEAFDNEEYLCVEAGTGTGKSLAYLAPAAIWSRLNNERVVISTHTKTLQEQLYGKDVPILRSAAGYFNAAVLKGRNNYLCWRRWQEVMLHPELFLTPDEREEALILCRWAGTTSGGDVAEHRGFSPGRAPGLWGKICSDHTACHNHRCKFVKKCFMAQARKRAEEADLVIVNHSLLFTDLVMPSGVLPDYQRVIIDEAHNIEKTATDFLGYNLDRWTVSRFLSGIFNRSPVESGLLPTLNHWLKKSGLNKDVVGSIEKSSLDVVQQILEAGKASDRFFKRKWELGDPKGRQEKRRYLEGDGFQQSVLDQSQELMSLLDRLTDSLSLLNQWLADVEAADSDELDTLRQEISGRSLEARNINNTLGKLATADDKGYIFWMEPGDRNHGIKLVAGPLEVGQVLAKILFPRVKTAVFTSATLAVDGKFDFFKNRVGLSLVDQDRVICSALASPFDFNKQAAIFVPTYLPSPKLPDYDKAFNDMVQEVLESTKVGTLVLFTAFDQLKRSYQQVQESGNLKVLAQWLDGNPAQLVERSLNEKDTIIFGTNSFWEGVDLPGQACELLIIARLPFSVPSDPLVSARCQAIEQAGGSSFNQYLLPEAVIRFRQGFGRLIRSRTDFGAVVVGDSRITATEYGKVFIRSLPKMPLFICRDLDELLENL
- the rho gene encoding transcription termination factor Rho, encoding MDIVELKSKTVSELCSIAKELDIQGASGLKKQEIIYKILQAQAVRNGLVFGGGVLEVLPDGFGFLRSPDYSYMPGPDDIYVGPTQVKRFLLRTGDLVTGQIRPPKEGEKNFALLKVEAIDQENPETARDRIFFDNLTALYPQERIVLERGASDFSMRVMDLLAPIGKGQRGLLVSPPRAGKTVLLQDIANSITANHPEIVLFILLIDERPEEVTDMQRHVKAEVFSSTFDEPPERHVQVADMVLERAKRLVERKKDVVILLDSITRLARANNQVIPHSGKTLSGGVDSNALQRPKRFFGTARNIEEGGSLTIIATALVETGSRMDEVIFEEFKGTGNMELVLDRKLADRRIFPAIDINRSGTRKEELLLGPEALNRSWVLRKLLSDMNPVEAMEFLISRLKGTKSNKDFITAMSAFEGRENNDKKSRN
- the thiC gene encoding phosphomethylpyrimidine synthase ThiC, which codes for MRHCRAVCFLTFKLQCRIILLRDLNERECQVINLNESILKRIAEEEKVPFEHIKNGVEQGTIVVPMNKNHRLLKPCAVGAGMRIKVNANIGTSQDLSDLAGELEKLKAAIGAGADAIMDLSTGGDIDAIRREIINQCPVPLGTVPIYQAAIEAAAKKKSLVEMTPDEIFAVIEKQAQDGVDFITVHCGVNLQSVARYKEEGRVTGVVSRGGAFMIEWMNFNKAENPLYSQFDRLLDICKEHNVTLSLGDGFRPGCVADATDRAQLEELLILGELVDRARQAGVQAMVEGPGHVSMDQIETNIKIQKEICKGAPFYVLGPLVTDIAPGYDHITAAIGGAWAAYFGADFLCYVTPSEHLRLPTLEDVREGVIVLRIAAHAADLAKKAPGAADWDRAMSQARKKLDWKKQIELSINPPYARQVFESAPQKESGVCTMCGEFCAMKKMNEVLDDKK